Proteins encoded together in one Lathyrus oleraceus cultivar Zhongwan6 chromosome 5, CAAS_Psat_ZW6_1.0, whole genome shotgun sequence window:
- the LOC127083863 gene encoding receptor protein-tyrosine kinase CEPR1, producing MTHFFRLILLVFFMIHMSHAINTNQTQFFSVMKDSLKGNYPFDWGASNVEKPVCDFTGITCDNKGDIIKLDFSGWSSLSGNFPTDFCSYLPNLRVINLGKTKVKFPINNIINCSRIEKLIMNQMHQSGTLPDFSSLKALRILDLSYNSFTGDFPMSVFNLTNLEILNFNENNGFNLWELPKSFERLKNLKSMVLSTCMLHGQIPPSISNITTLIDLELSGNFLTGQIPKELGLLKNLQQLELYYNYHLVGNIPEELGNLTELIDLDMSVNKLTGTIPSSVCKLPKLQVLQLYNNSLTGQIPDEIETSTTLRMLSLYDNFLSGHIPKKLGQFSGMALVDLSENKLSGPLPEHVCEGGKLLYFLVLDNFLSGFIPESYANCMFLLRFRVSNNRLQGSVPKGLLSLPHVSIIDLSSNNLTGSIPEINGNSRNLSELFLQRNKISGEITPTISRAYNLVKIDFSYNFLFGPIPSEIGNLRKLNLLMLQGNKLNSSIPGSLSSLESLNLLDLSNNLLTGNIPESLSVLLPNSINFSHNLLSGPIPPKLIKGGLVESFAGNPGLCVVIPVYANSSDQKNFPLCSHGYKSKKMNTIWVAGVSVILIFVGAGLFLKKRCSKDAAAVDHEDTLSSSFFSYDVKSFHMISFDQREIVESLVDKNIMGHGGSGTVYKIELKSGDVVAVKRLWSRSSKDSSPEDALFVDKALKAEVETLGSIRHKNIVKLYCCFSSLDCSLLVYEYMPNGTLYDSLHKGWIHLDWPTRHRIALGIAQGLAYLHHDLVFPIIHRDIKSTNILLDEDYHPKVADFGIAKVLQARGGKDSTTTVIAGTYGYLAPEYAYSPRATTKCDVYSFGVILMELLTGRKPIESEFGENRNIVFWVSNKVEGKEGARPSEVFDPKLSCSFKDDMVKVLRIAIRCSYKAPASRPTMKEVVQLLIEAEPKSSDSCKLSTKEVSTNVNLVKKPFEL from the exons ATGACTCACTTCTTTAGACTCATACTTCTTGTTTTTTTCATGATCCATATGTCACATGCTATCAATACAAACCAAACTCAGTTTTTTTCTGTCATGAAAGACTCTCTCAAAGGAAACTATCCTTTTGATTGGGGCGCAAGCAACGTCGAAAAACCAGTATGTGATTTCACCGGAATCACATGCGATAACAAAGGCGATATTATAAAACTCGATTTTTCAGGTTGGTCGTCGCTTTCGGGAAATTTCCCTACAGATTTTTGTTCTTACCTTCCAAATTTACGCGTCATAAACCTCGGTAAGACAAAAGTCAAGTTTCCGATAAACAACATAATCAACTGTTCTCGTATAGAAAAGTTGATCATGAACCAGATGCACCAGTCAGGAACACTTCCGGATTTCTCATCTTTGAAAGCTCTCAGAATCCTCGACTTATCGTATAACTCCTTCACCGGGGACTTCCCTATGTCAGTTTTCAATCTCACAAACCTCGAAATTCTCAACTTCAACGAAAACAATGGGTTCAATCTATGGGAGTTACCAAAAAGCTTTGAAAGATTGAAAAATCTCAAATCCATGGTTCTATCAACATGCATGCTGCATGGTCAAATTCCACCATCCATATCAAACATAACAACTCTCATTGATCTTGAATTGAGTGGAAATTTCCTCACAGGTCAAATTCCAAAAGAGCTTGGTTTGTTGAAAAACTTGCAACAGCTTGAACTTTACTATAACTACCACCTTGTTGGTAACATTCCAGAAGAGCTCGGAAACTTAACCGAACTCATCGATTTGGATATGTCGGTAAACAAGCTAACCGGAACAATCCCTTCTTCTGTTTGTAAACTTCCAAAGCTTCAAGTTCTTCAGCTTTACAATAACAGTCTCACAGGTCAAATTCCAGATGAAATAGAAACCTCAACAACTCTCCGAATGTTGTCGCTTTACGACAATTTCTTAAGCGGACATATTCCTAAGAAACTAGGACAGTTCTCAGGAATGGCTCTTGTTGATTTGTCTGAAAACAAATTGTCTGGTCCTTTACCAGAACATGTCTGTGAAGGAGGTAAACTGTTATATTTTCTTGTTTTGGATAACTTTTTATCTGGTTTTATACCAGAAAGTTACGCGAACTGCATGTTTCTGTTACGGTTTCGTGTCAGTAATAACCGTTTACAAGGTTCAGTTCCAAAAGGACTTTTGAGTTTACCTCATGTTTCAATCATTGATTTGAGTAGTAACAATTTAACCGGTTCGATTCCTGAGATTAACGGAAACTCAAGAAACCTGTCTGAACTTTTCCTTCAGAGGAACAAGATTTCAGGAGAAATCACGCCAACAATCTCTAGAGCTTATAACCTTGTCAAAATTGATTTCAGTTATAACTTTCTTTTCGGTCCAATCCCTTCGGAAATCGGTAACCTTAGAAAGCTTAACTTGCTTATGCTACAAGGCAACAAGTTGAATTCTTCTATTCCTGGTTCACTTTCTTCTTTGGAATCACTTAACCTTCTTGATCTTTCGAATAATCTCTTAACCGGAAACATCCCCGAAAGCCTCTCCGTGTTGTTGCCTAATTCCATTAACTTCTCACACAATCTTCTTTCTGGTCCAATTCCTCCTAAACTGATTAAAGGAGGTTTAGTGGAAAGCTTTGCAGGAAATCCTGGTCTATGCGTGGTGATTCCGGTGTATGCGAATTCGTCTGATCAAAAAAACTTCCCACTATGTTCACATGGTTACAAGAGTAAGAAGATGAACACTATCTGGGTGGCTGGTGTGTCTGTGATTTTGATTTTTGTAGGTGCTGGTTTGTTCTTGAAAAAAAGATGCAGCAAAGACGCGGCTGCGGTCGATCACGAGGACACACTCTCTTCATCCTTTTTCTCTTATGATGTTAAAAGCTTTCACATGATTAGCTTTGATCAAAGAGAGATTGTTGAGTCTTTGGTTGATAAGAACATTATGGGACATGGAGGGTCAGGGACCGTATACAAAATCGAGCTGAAAAGTGGCGATGTTGTCGCGGTTAAACGCCTTTGGAGCCGAAGCTCGAAGGACTCGTCGCCCGAAGACGCGTTATTCGTGGACAAAGCATTGAAAGCTGAGGTGGAAACATTGGGAAGCATAAGGCACAAGAACATAGTTAAGTTATATTGTTGCTTCTCGAGTTTGGATTGTAGTTTGTTGGTTTATGAGTACATGCCAAATGGTACTTTGTATGATTCACTTCACAAGGGTTGGATTCATTTGGATTGGCCTACAAGGCATAGGATTGCACTTGGAATTGCTCAAGGTCTTGCATACCTTCATCATGATTTGGTTTTTCCTATTATCCATAGAGATATTAAGTCAACTAATATTCTCTTGGATGAAGATTATCATCCTAAGGTTGCTGATTTTGGGATTGCTAAGGTTTTGCAAGCAAGAGGTGGAAAGGATTCCACTACCACTGTCATTGCAGGAACATATGGTTACCTAGCCCCAG AATATGCCTATTCACCAAGGGCTACAACAAAGTGTGATGTGTACAGTTTTGGTGTGATTTTGATGGAGCTCTTAACTGGTAGAAAGCCAATTGAGTCAGAATTTGGAGAAAACAGAAACATTGTCTTTTGGGTTTCAAACAAAGTAGAAGGCAAAGAAGGAGCTAGACCAAGTGAAGTTTTTGATCCAAAGCTATCATGTTCATTCAAAGATGACATGGTTAAGGTTTTGAGAATTGCGATCCGATGCAGTTACAAAGCACCGGCTAGTAGACCAACCATGAAAGAGGTTGTTCAGCTTCTGATTGAGGCAGAACCAAAAAGTTCTGATTCTTGCAAGTTGTCAACTAAGGAAGTATCAACAAATGTTAATTTAGTTAAGAAACCATTTGAGTTATAG